The genomic stretch gcatttatatactttccgTATTTAATCTTATCTACcatttcttgtatttatttgtGAAGATGCTAGAATGGAGATTTGAACTTGGGATCTCAAGGAAGTAGACTAGCCACCCAtttgtttcttgtatttatttactttgtCTAATTAATgttacattttaaaaaatatgatatttgaaatatattttaacagGTGTCAATATAGACAAACCCTAATATTATAGTGTAGccttttttgcaaaaaaaaaaaaaaaatcaaactaacCAATATTGGCCTGATACCCATTTTCAATAAATGACCGAGATTGAGCCTCACATACGTGAGTTTTGAGTAGGATGAGgcctttattattttttatattcgGTTGAAGTCTGAGTGGGTTAGGTTCAAATCAACAAGTCAGATTTTTCCATTGTGCTGATAGGGTCTGCAAACCCAATTTACTAAGCCCAAATGATGATGGGCTTAAGGGCAGGTTCTACGTCGAGCTGGATCGAAGTAGGTGGAAATAGTTTCGGTGTGAAGTGGTGTAGTATAGTACAATGGGATAAGAGAAAATTTTTAAGTGAACATGATAATAAAGGCtttgaattttcaattttcaaattaatcTCTATTTTCTCTGTTCCTTCTTTGTACAGCTGTCATATGTTTCCAATTTTTTGATAATCCAAACTCAAACAAACCGATAGTAATCAGTTGATAAGTTTACTTTAATTTTTGCCGGACGCAAGGCAAGAAAGTTCCTTtaatttgattttcttttgatgAGTTTTCGTCAAGAAAAATACCTTCAATTGACAAGAACTAATGGTCCTACAGGCATCTTGACTTTGACTGAATGAGCACCATTGCTTCTACGCTAGTGAAATTTCCTGAAAAGAACGATCAGGTTCTGTTACCTTACCTCAGTAGTCAATATGTGGTCAATTAGGTAGTTCTCAAACAACCAGCTGTTTTCACTGGGATTGGAATTCCACACGGCATTGCTTCTCAAGTCCATCAGGCCTTGCTGAACATATTGCATTTGCTCCTCAGCAGTCAGCGCTTCCACCTGCAAAATGAGTTTTCGGCTTCAATTTTGGTCTGCTTTCCTCTGTTATTGTCTATATTTGCTATACTCCGTAGCACTAATCAAACCAACTACAGCCAGCAGTTTATTCAGTTCCTCAAATGAGACTGACCGGCAAGCTTTGCTTGCCATCAAGTTTCAAATTGAGGCCGATCCTTTCCAGTTCATAACTTCTTGGAACAAttcttctcatttttgcagTTGGCATGGTGTCAGGTGCAACACCATGGATCAAAGAGTGACTGCCTTGAACCTGTCATCACTGGAAATCAGGGGAGTTTTGTCCATTTCCATAGGTAACCTGACATTTCTTGAGGAACTTATCCTTGATAATAATTTCTTTCATGGCACAATACCATATTCACTGGGGAATTTATCCAATTTACGCATCCTTAGTGCATCAGATAACGTTCTTGAAGGGAGGATTCCTGAAGAACTTGGAAAGTTATCCAATTTGGAGTTTCTTAAATTGTCTTCCAACAAATTATCTGGTGAAGTACCCTTGCAGCTTTTCAAAATCTCATCAATTCGGTATCTTAATCTTGCCTCCAACCATTTAAATGGTTCTTTCCCCTCAGATTTCGGCCTGAACCATTCAAAACTTCATACTTTCGTTGTTGCAGAAAACCAGTTTTTTGGACCTCTGCCTGTATCCATTACCAATGCTTCAGGACTTGTAATCTTGGACATTGGTACAAATGCTTTATCTGGACCGGTACCCATGAATATGGGAGACCTTAAACATTTGCAAAGGTTAGATATTTCAAAGAATCCTCTTGGAACTTCCGATGGTACTGGCTTAAACTTTCTGACTTCCTTGACTAATTGCACTATTCTGAGAATTCTGCATTTGTATGCCAACAATCATGGAGGCACTTTGCCCAATTCTGTTGCAAACCTGTCCACCAAACTCACATCCCTAAGGCTTGACAGAAACTATATATCTGGGGAAATCCCTAATAACCTAGAGAACCTTGTCAACTTAGGGAATCTGGCAATGAGTCAGAACATGCTGACAGGGCGCATCCCTAAATCTATTGGGAAACTAACCAAGCTAGAAGGCCTCTATCTTTCAGGAAACAGATTCATCGGTAAGATCCCTGGTTCCGTTGGAAATATTACTAAGCTAAGTATCCTTGAAATGCGAGGGAATGTTTTAGATGGAAGCATACCTTTTTCTTTGGGTAATTGTACAAGATTACAAGGATTGGATCTTTCACATAATAGGCTTACTGGCGCCATTCCTGAAGATCTTTTTGGCCTTTCTTCACTCACTTACAATCTCAACCTATCACACAACCTTCTCAGCGGACCTTTACCATCAGAGGTGGGTAACTTGACAAATCTTGGGAGCTTGGATGTTTCAAACAATAGATTGTCTGGAGAACTTCCAGTTACCATTGCCGAATGTGTATTTCTGGAGTTTCTTAGTCTTCAGGGTAACGGTTTTAGTGGTCAGATTCCTGGATCATTGCCCAACTTGATGAGCATTAAACTCCTAGACCTTTCTAGAAATAACATTTCTGGTTTCATTCCTCAGAGCCTGGAAACTCTTCGCTATATACAGTATCTGAACCTTTCATTCAATTCTCTGGAAGGCGAAGTCCCCAGTGAAGGCCTCTTTTTTAACTCTACAGCTTTTTCAGTAACTGGAAATGGAAAGCTTTGTGGAGGTGTGAAGTCTTTACAGTTGCCTAAATGTCAGTGGCTATTACCATCAGCGGAAGGGAAGAAAAAGGTTTTGCGAAAACCATTGTTTGTAGTTCTGATCCTTGATTTCGTTATTTTCCCTATTGTTTTGCTGCTAGCTTACGTTCAGCAAAAATGCCAGAAAAAGgtaatttttggttattttctGCACGTTCCTTGTATCCGTTGGTGGCACAAAAGAAAtacaagaatttccagcataGAGCTAACATCAGATTCTCCTCTGGGAGATCAATTTCCTAAGATTTCTTATACAGAACTTTTTCAAGCTACAAATGGCTTTTCTGAAGGCAATTTGATTGCTAGGGGAAGATATAGTTCAGTCTACAAGGGCAGTCTTAATTACAATGACAAAACAGTTGCTGTGAAGGTAATCAACCTTCAAAACCAAGGATCCAGGAGGAGTTTTACTGCGGAATGTGAATCACTGCGAAATGTTCGTCACAGGAACCTTGTCAAGATCATTACAGCTTGCTCAAGCAGGGACAATGAAGGCAATGAATTCAAAGCCTTGGTATATGAGTTCATGGCTGGTGGGAGTTTGGAGAGCTGGTTGCATCCAAGTTCAAGTAACTTAATGCAGCCAAAGAACTTGAACCTGATTCAGAGGCTTAATATTGCCATAGATGTTGCCTCGGCATTAGTGTATCTTCATCACTTCTGTGCCATTCCAGTCATTCATCGTGATATAAAGCCAAGTAACATTCTTCTTGACAGTGAACTCTGCGCACATTTAGGTGACTTTGGCTCTGCGAGGTCTCTTTTGCTTGCGATTGATAGATCAAGATACGAAGGAATCCGTGCAAGAACAATTGAACTTGTAGGAACTGTTGGATATGTTGCTTTAGGTAATTATGACACACGTTTTACTTCAATCTTTACTAATGAAAATCTGGTATactttttcttggtatcttttTGAGGTTAATGAGAATCTAGGAACATCTTAACTCCGCCAAATACCTGCTAATCCTATCCATTGATGCCAAAATTTTGCTCTATCAgttatgccaaaaaaaaaaaagaaaaagcatgtGTCTTGATCTGGTTTAACCAGTTAAATCAGTAAAAGAGGGCGGAGCTTTATCCTTGGGTCAACCTCATATACTTAAGCAAGTGATTATTATAGTGATGAGCTCTCATAATATAGAAAGTGCTtaaatgaaaatggaaaactaaCTTCCCTCTAACAGAGAATTGGCATGGAGCTAATTGGGCTCTCATGGTTCTTTCGGTACTGGATCTAAACTTCAGCTGGAGCCTAATTGTTCTTATGATTAGAGCCATTGATTTATTTTGGACTCAACATTATGCAAAATCTGTTGAAACCCACAACATCAGTTGAAGCATTACTGCATTTTTGACACATTGAggttgatatatatatttttcaaactGTTTGAGCTCACTGATTTCTTAGTTTCCCCGCTCCTTTTGGCAAAAACAGAATGTGGCATGGGGGCACCAGCATCAACACTTGTTGATGTCTATAGCTATGGTGTTCTTTTGCTGGAGATGTTTACTGGAAAAAGGCCCACAAACAGCATGTTCGAAGATGACTTTTCCCTTCGTAACTATGTGAAGATGGCACTCCCAGATCAAGCTATGAGGATTGTTGATCCTAGACTATCATCAGAATGCGAAACTGAGTCAGGCATGATGGCCACTGACACTCAGACCAGATCATGCGGCAGACATAGGTTTGAAAAGTGCCTGGCTTCAATTTTCCATATTGGGGTTACATGCTCAGCTCATTTGCCAGAGAGAAGGATGCACATAGCAGATGTTTTGATGGAACTGCAGGCTGCTAGAGACTTGTATTTGAGGTGTGGATAATAAATGACTTTATGGATGACTACGAGGAGATCACCGCGCAAATGCGCGGTGGATAGTTCTGAAATTTATGTGCCCAGTTATGCCCTGTTTGCAAAATGCCTGCATCGCAACTAAGGCTcaaaaaatgggaaaatatgTCATTGAAAAGTACAATAATATACACAATAAATATAGATTGTTCATAGTCAAGGAATTCATAATAAAtagataaaacaataaaattagtCTTGTAGAATCTCGAAACATGAACTTGAACTTCCATGATTCCGATAAATGCATATTTTAACttaaccaaaaacaaaaactttCTGTAGTTCGTACTCGCCCTAGAAGTGTAATGAGTAATTTCGAAAGAAACTGCTGAAGAACCTGCCATGTATtataacaaaaaagaaagtaagATATAATCCATCGAAATTAGTTTACTGCTGTAAACCAAGTTAAAAATAAATCAAGGGACTTGAATAATGCCAACAAGGACAGGACAAATTCAACAAACATTTGCACTTTTGGTTACTAATACTTTCATAAAAAATTTGTTACCCCTTGTATTTTTTAACCCATTTCACAAGCaagaaacttttcttttttctttttttttggtacagtAGTTGTCaaagtcaagaaatgaaaaaattctTATAGGTAAGCTAAAGTGTCTTGCTTGGTAACTCGAGTTCTCACCAAAGTGAAACTATTAGATGTGCCAGATCCTTGGAGATGGTATGCAAGTAAACTTTTCCACAACTTGATCATGCAGCTGCGCAATTTACACAAAATGCCAATGGAAGATAAGgtgaaaaaggaaataaaatcatgcaaacaaataggccaagaaaatcctaaaatgtaaaaatgaaGCAGAAACTTCTCCAGAGACGATATCTTTATATTCTAATGACATGCTCcaatccaaaatccaaaatatatGCAACTCTAAATAATGTCATGTAATTCAACTTTTATTCCCAATAAAGTTCATATTACTCTAGCATCAAGAATCTATAAAAATTTTCTGGTGTAAAGAAAAACAGTGAAGGCAATATTCATCTAAAAAATTGGTATTCAATTATGTTTCAAGATTGCTCCTGTTGAATATTCGCAGGGTTCACATGGATTGTTGAGTTTTTGCAACAACTTGTTTAATCAAACTTTTGATATCTATTCTATTCCCATAGAAAGAAAACACAAGCACATGTGACCATTAAAAATCCCTAAAATGGAACACAAAACTCTAAATATATAGGGAAGGCAAATAACAAAAAAGTTTCTATGAGTTGCTCTCCAATTTTTCGTTTTTTGTAAAATCTCAAAATTAGTCCAACGTTGGTCATAAAGTTTTGCTAATCTCAATATTATTAAGAACACAGGTTTCAAAGCAGATTCATCAAGTTCACTATTCCCTTATATGTCACAGTCAGCATTAGTTTGTTAATCATTGTTAATTGGGACATACTTCACACACTTCACATGGTTTGAAATTAACTACTTCAACTGTTAACAGCCTGAGGTTTTAAGCCAAGCATTGAATAAGTTCTATAGATAGCATGCTTAGCAAAGCAATAATGACAtttcaaactttaatcaaaCGATATTGATCccaatccaaaaaaataaaagaaaattaccTACGAAAAACCTATGAAATAcgtaaaaaagaaaattacctATGAAATAGCAAAGCAACCGTATTGTCAATTCTCAAAAGAGCTGCAGAGTACAACAATCATTATTAACTTCAATTAACTTCAAAgtcttgaaaaaaaagaaacacagCCTCTGAAGATCTTTATCACAGTAAAGGTGAGTAAAAAGACAGTCTACCGTAGCACAAAAAGATAAGAATTAGTTTCTTCATCTCAATTATAACTAAGAAAGCACTTGTTCACTACACTATTACCTCATACGTTAAACCTTACACATTAACAAGCACAAATTGGAAACAGTGACAGATTTTCAAATGCATCAGTGACATCTAATGTATCAGATGAATTCATATACGGTATTCAGCAAGCAAAGATAACACCATCTGTCAAATGCCACCCACAATTTGAACATCAGATGAACATTCAACGCATGAATCTTACAATAAATGTCATCAAGTAGACAAATGCAGTGTAAAATAGAGAAGTGATGTCAGAAACAAACTACTGATACCCATTCCATTCAGCATTTAAAGGCATGCCTAGGGCTGGAGGAAATATCATTGATGCTGAAGACCAGGGTGAGGCACTTGTCTGAGTAGCACCATGCAATAGAGCAGATCCACCAGTAACAAAACCCAAAGTATGGTCATTTCCTGCTACAAAAGTAGGATCAGGGTTAGATGTACCCCAACAATAACATATTCATATAAAGAAAAGAACCTTTAAAGTTGCTTAGAAGAAAGaagatttcacaaaaaaaatggcGATAACAGAAACAAAAGGAGAAATCTATTGAGAGAGCATAAAAGCAAGTCTTACCaacataaatcaaacaataaaaataaatgtcACCGATGAAATTTCCCCAAAGGGAACAAAATACTGTATATATATGTGGAAGCAAATTCTAGAGAAGTTTCTATGCattattttccaatttttctttttttctaaaaatgtaaaattgggtCCAACATCAAAGGTCAATGTTGTGAAGCACAGGGATACTATTTTCTGAACATATTTTTTCCAGCCAAAGATCTTGCCAAGTTTTTTTAGTAATTTAAAAGAGGAAAGATGGTATCTTCATAGTAGATTACATGGATTTTGCTTTTTAAACTCTATTTATCTAATTCATATTACTATATATCTCATGAATCATGAGCTGACGAAAACATCTTCAAGCAAGTCAGTCATAATAATGATTTCACTTTGCAAGTCAAAAccacaaaaccagaaaaatcgaCTATGAAATAAAGATTTCATCATACAGCTTCCAAAATCTTGACATTACCAAGAATACCAAGTAGTTTAAATAACAAATTCATCATGTTCACCAGCCAAGGGAAAAAATAAAGATAGAGAAGAAAAAGATACTCGTATCTAATTTACTTTGACAAACACAATAAAACCTAAAACACAAAACACTGGAAGAAAGTTGCTCATTCTTCCAATCACTTTTACCTTTATCCTTTCTCTGACAAAAATCTCAATAAACAAAAATAGGCTAAATTAGGTGAGAGAAACTATTTATAGAAAAAGACTATGGTTTATAGTATAAATAGTAGAACACAAATAAATATTACCAGCTTTAACGGttgtaattttatcatttattttataattaatttttcctattactTAACccaatgtgaattaattattagattctacttaCTTTTcataatttgcatttatttcagggagtagaataAAAATGtcacaatcaaggccaatttgacagtcatcggaaaagagttcaaatagcaGGCAATCAAGGGCATTCTTGGAACAAGGAGATGCAtgacctttttggtaattttgaccGAAGACAGCAactagaaaaagggaaaagaaagcaaacctGGGGGTCTTCTGCTTCATCTCGTGCGGCGGACGCCGCACAGGAGCGGAGGGGCAATAGATAGCAATTAGAATTCGAATTGCAGGGGGAGAGCACTACTTTAGTCCTTAGCTTTGACTTTTCCTAGGTTCTTTGTAGCTTTTCTCCTCGGATGTCAGAGGAGCAATTAGGAAGATTCCATCATTTTTGTAACTTTCGTTAACCTTTCATTCGCACGGCCGAATTGGGTTTTCCCGAACGCAGACGATGGCCGCGGCTCTCTTACCAATTTTGTATGGTTTCTTCGCATCAAATATGAACTAGTTTCTTTactctagtcaaggagcaacggatgctttgggtcgcctaaaattgtgagatcgttttaatttaatttttcttttatttattggtatctGCATATTTCTTGGTTGctatgcttatggttatttaattaattgattgtcttggatccagataattagttggttgggtaatctattgtcaattagggcattaaatccgtaattgtttaattgctttaaaatagtggcaactggcatgattagatttgtgtcaggggaatacgcgggctaatctaaaataaccctggtagtgcgttatttggttagaatagggctcctctaatacgtaaggcaattggggaattaaattctatgggcgtacctaggattatttctcaattagagcagtgattaacgggcgtaccttaatcatcgacacagtaaggaggggttgactgccatcgcttgtttggcagttataacctatttattagtaaataattggaattgcctttgcttatcgatgatcaattaggtgaaccattgctgaagttattccttggctagatccttaattatcactcatttgattttagtaatttgttatttaatttttagtagcttttagattttagttgaatttctttgattgtcacattctgcataaaaacacccccttgtcactgtgaacttgaaaagaaacaattactcccagtccctgtggattcgaccctgctcaccactatctacagaaattaattttagtttgagcaggttttattattgcacaggcttcgacaacctgtcaatttttggcgccgttgccggggactggtgcctgattaatttgtttctttttgagtttatcttgttttcattttttttaaatttattttcctcttatttttttttatttattttattattttttatggctgctaacattccatattttgatgatagactggactttgttcctgaatggggttatgagactcatgtttttcctaatgatcaatgggctgttgcaaattgtggaacttattttgattcaggttattcaactgacacatgccccgcatttcaagataatctaagtgctccaattgatacttttggagattttccaccccaatatcaaacgcagtatgacccttattcaaacgggtatgatcaaggatggtgggataattccaattttaattatgcgacggggccaatggattttcaacagcaagagtctcagcaatcatcctccgtgtcaggtatgtctcttgaagaaatgatggaattactaattgctaatacaaatcgatttcatcagga from Coffea eugenioides isolate CCC68of chromosome 8, Ceug_1.0, whole genome shotgun sequence encodes the following:
- the LOC113780070 gene encoding receptor kinase-like protein Xa21, which produces MVRKEEEEGEGRGGREEEDGGGGKRREEGRLVVLKQPAVFTGIGIPHGIASQVHQALLNILHLLLSSQRFHLQNEFSASILLAWCQVQHHGSKSDCLEPVITGNQGSFVHFHSASDNVLEGRIPEELGKLSNLEFLKLSSNKLSGEVPLQLFKISSIRYLNLASNHLNGSFPSDFGLNHSKLHTFVVAENQFFGPLPVSITNASGLVILDIGTNALSGPVPMNMGDLKHLQRLDISKNPLGTSDGTGLNFLTSLTNCTILRILHLYANNHGGTLPNSVANLSTKLTSLRLDRNYISGEIPNNLENLVNLGNLAMSQNMLTGRIPKSIGKLTKLEGLYLSGNRFIGKIPGSVGNITKLSILEMRGNVLDGSIPFSLGNCTRLQGLDLSHNRLTGAIPEDLFGLSSLTYNLNLSHNLLSGPLPSEVGNLTNLGSLDVSNNRLSGELPVTIAECVFLEFLSLQGNGFSGQIPGSLPNLMSIKLLDLSRNNISGFIPQSLETLRYIQYLNLSFNSLEGEVPSEGLFFNSTAFSVTGNGKLCGGVKSLQLPKCQWLLPSAEGKKKVLRKPLFVVLILDFVIFPIVLLLAYVQQKCQKKVIFGYFLHVPCIRWWHKRNTRISSIELTSDSPLGDQFPKISYTELFQATNGFSEGNLIARGRYSSVYKGSLNYNDKTVAVKVINLQNQGSRRSFTAECESLRNVRHRNLVKIITACSSRDNEGNEFKALVYEFMAGGSLESWLHPSSSNLMQPKNLNLIQRLNIAIDVASALVYLHHFCAIPVIHRDIKPSNILLDSELCAHLGDFGSARSLLLAIDRSRYEGIRARTIELVGTVGYVALECGMGAPASTLVDVYSYGVLLLEMFTGKRPTNSMFEDDFSLRNYVKMALPDQAMRIVDPRLSSECETESGMMATDTQTRSCGRHRFEKCLASIFHIGVTCSAHLPERRMHIADVLMELQAARDLYLRCG